The Xanthomonas fragariae genome has a segment encoding these proteins:
- a CDS encoding zf-HC2 domain-containing protein, producing MKTFFIAPGKECSHAWELMPAVLLDSATEEENTWLIAHVAKCASCSAEFAQQNRLRQALALPSTVKLDANAGLQCLLGRLDAPEQHAAPAPVSATRRSGSWTMRALAAAALVQAIGLGVMGVKLASPAPAPSHDYRTLSSATALPVPQGAIRVVPDAKMTVADWDSLLNAQQLQVVGGPNEMGAYTVVPVAPQPPAQPQQTVQQLRANPRIRLAEIVSAP from the coding sequence ATGAAGACGTTTTTCATCGCGCCTGGCAAGGAATGCTCGCATGCCTGGGAGCTGATGCCAGCAGTGCTGCTGGACAGCGCCACCGAGGAAGAAAACACCTGGCTGATCGCGCACGTGGCCAAGTGCGCCTCGTGCAGCGCCGAATTTGCTCAGCAGAACCGCTTGCGCCAGGCGTTGGCGCTGCCATCGACGGTCAAGCTGGACGCCAACGCTGGACTGCAATGCCTGCTCGGGCGCCTAGATGCGCCGGAGCAGCACGCCGCACCTGCACCGGTCTCGGCGACGCGCCGCTCCGGCAGCTGGACGATGCGCGCACTGGCCGCCGCCGCCCTGGTGCAGGCAATTGGTTTGGGCGTCATGGGCGTCAAGCTGGCCTCGCCTGCGCCTGCGCCTTCGCATGACTACCGCACGCTCAGCAGCGCCACCGCCTTGCCGGTACCGCAAGGCGCCATCCGCGTGGTGCCCGACGCCAAGATGACCGTGGCCGACTGGGATAGCCTGCTGAATGCGCAGCAGTTGCAGGTGGTCGGCGGCCCCAATGAAATGGGCGCCTACACCGTGGTGCCGGTCGCCCCGCAGCCGCCGGCCCAGCCACAGCAGACCGTGCAGCAATTGCGCGCCAACCCGCGTATCCGCCTAGCCGAGATCGTGTCCGCGCCATGA
- a CDS encoding hemolysin family protein has translation MIEFLIVIALILLNGFFAMSEMSLMTSRKSRLKQMAGSSKRAARALALAESPENFLSTVQIGITSIGILTGLFGGEAIGEAIGVWLQRVFPTLSATFALVGEPKPYSVVIGSTLAVALITFLTLIFGELVPKRLALRNSEDIAGVVAVPMAWLAKIAAPGVWVLARSTRLVLRMLGMGKDESASVTEEEIRMLVAESHEAGVIDAHERDMMNRVMRLGDRTADSLMTPRNRIAWLDANAEPERNLQVMREHEFSRYPVYRGSDQDIAGVLEVKSLVTRMDGHGAHLFQALRDTLFVSESTHAMKLLEIFREEQQSMALVVDEYGEIRGLVTISDLMGAVVGRLQAVENTDEDALVVTRADGSLLIDGSLPVEELREVLGAELPEADEGDYHTLAGLCIYYFGRIPQAGEFFDWAGWRIEIVDLDGARVDKLLLSRIGDEDSDDIVG, from the coding sequence GTGATTGAGTTTCTGATCGTCATCGCCTTGATCCTGTTGAACGGCTTCTTCGCCATGTCGGAGATGTCGTTGATGACTTCGCGCAAAAGCCGCCTGAAGCAGATGGCCGGCTCCAGCAAACGCGCCGCGCGGGCCCTGGCATTAGCCGAAAGCCCGGAAAATTTTCTGTCCACGGTACAGATCGGCATCACCTCGATCGGCATCCTGACCGGCCTGTTTGGCGGTGAAGCCATTGGCGAGGCCATCGGGGTCTGGCTGCAGCGGGTGTTCCCCACCCTGTCGGCTACTTTCGCCCTGGTCGGCGAGCCCAAACCGTATTCGGTGGTCATCGGCAGCACGCTGGCAGTCGCGTTGATCACCTTCCTGACACTGATTTTCGGCGAACTTGTGCCCAAGCGGCTGGCGCTGCGTAATTCCGAAGACATCGCTGGCGTTGTCGCAGTGCCGATGGCCTGGTTGGCCAAGATCGCCGCACCAGGCGTGTGGGTACTGGCGCGCTCGACCCGGTTGGTGCTGCGCATGCTGGGCATGGGCAAAGACGAATCGGCATCGGTGACCGAAGAAGAGATCCGTATGCTGGTGGCCGAAAGCCACGAAGCCGGCGTGATCGATGCGCACGAGCGCGACATGATGAACCGCGTGATGCGGCTGGGCGACCGCACCGCCGACAGCCTGATGACGCCGCGCAATCGCATCGCCTGGCTAGATGCCAACGCCGAGCCGGAACGCAATCTGCAGGTGATGCGCGAGCACGAATTCTCGCGCTATCCGGTGTATCGCGGCAGCGACCAGGACATTGCCGGCGTGTTGGAAGTCAAATCGCTGGTCACGCGTATGGATGGGCATGGCGCGCACTTGTTCCAGGCTTTGCGCGACACCTTGTTCGTGTCCGAATCCACGCATGCGATGAAGCTGCTGGAGATCTTCCGCGAAGAACAGCAATCGATGGCATTGGTGGTCGACGAATACGGCGAAATCCGCGGGCTGGTGACCATCAGCGACCTGATGGGGGCGGTGGTTGGCCGTCTGCAGGCAGTGGAAAACACCGACGAAGACGCGCTGGTCGTGACACGCGCCGACGGCTCGTTGCTGATCGATGGCTCGCTGCCAGTGGAAGAACTGCGCGAAGTGTTGGGCGCCGAGCTGCCAGAAGCCGACGAAGGCGATTACCACACGCTTGCCGGCCTGTGCATTTACTACTTCGGGCGCATTCCGCAAGCCGGCGAATTTTTCGATTGGGCCGGCTGGCGCATCGAGATCGTCGATCTGGATGGCGCACGCGTGGACAAGTTGCTGTTGAGCCGCATCGGCGACGAGGACAGCGATGACATCGTCGGATAA
- a CDS encoding exopolysaccharide biosynthesis protein: MTSSDNRAPPSDDTGGEQMRYRNEGIRRLLAAFSEGDPEHVLRVREILADLQQSAFGVFLFLAILPSFMPIPGVAGGISGPLTMLIGVQIMCCLRKPWVPRFIGERGPRRRTSQRFVAKLAPTLQRLDRLLKPRLHGMLDRRPAQVFTGLLLVLVGFLLTLPIPFTNYIFGLILLLFALALLERDGALMLLGWSASLISVAVFGFTSDQLVNLIRGWWPVAQC, encoded by the coding sequence ATGACATCGTCGGATAACCGCGCGCCGCCATCCGACGACACCGGCGGCGAACAGATGCGTTATCGCAATGAAGGTATCCGCCGTTTGCTGGCGGCCTTCAGCGAAGGCGACCCGGAGCACGTGCTGCGGGTGCGCGAGATTCTGGCCGATCTGCAACAGAGCGCCTTCGGCGTGTTTTTGTTCCTGGCGATCCTGCCGTCTTTCATGCCGATTCCCGGCGTGGCCGGTGGTATCAGCGGTCCGCTGACAATGCTGATCGGCGTGCAGATAATGTGCTGCCTGCGCAAGCCGTGGGTGCCGCGCTTCATCGGCGAGCGCGGGCCGCGTCGCAGGACCAGTCAGCGCTTTGTCGCGAAATTAGCGCCGACGCTGCAACGCCTGGATCGGCTGCTCAAGCCGCGTTTGCACGGCATGCTGGATCGGAGACCGGCGCAAGTCTTTACCGGGTTGCTGCTGGTGTTGGTCGGTTTCTTGCTGACGCTGCCGATTCCATTCACCAACTACATTTTCGGCCTGATTCTGCTGCTGTTCGCGCTCGCCTTGCTTGAGCGCGATGGCGCCCTGATGCTCTTGGGGTGGTCGGCGTCGCTGATATCGGTCGCTGTGTTCGGCTTCACCTCCGACCAGTTGGTAAATCTGATTCGCGGGTGGTGGCCGGTCGCGCAGTGCTGA
- a CDS encoding DUF47 domain-containing protein: MFSLQTIFGSGKQLYWLLNETAQAAYDSTKALQVMMRESDRQPVLDAFKLARLRERAASDKIGQALVDSFMTPIEREDIEALGSALYKIPKQVEKFADRYSLATQQLEHIDFAPRAAMLEQAAAVVVDMVNDLPRMNVDRMTALNDKLRMLENESDRLMLELYRDIYSGRVDTLQMFLLKEFFEILEKAIDRCREAGVVVYQIVLKNS, encoded by the coding sequence ATGTTCTCGTTGCAGACCATCTTCGGTTCCGGCAAGCAGCTTTATTGGCTTCTGAACGAAACGGCGCAGGCCGCCTACGACAGTACCAAGGCGTTGCAAGTCATGATGCGCGAGTCCGATCGCCAACCCGTGCTGGACGCCTTCAAGCTGGCTCGGCTGCGTGAACGCGCCGCCTCCGACAAGATCGGACAGGCGCTGGTGGACAGTTTCATGACTCCGATCGAGCGCGAAGACATCGAGGCGCTTGGCTCGGCGCTGTACAAGATTCCCAAGCAGGTCGAAAAGTTTGCCGACCGTTATTCGCTGGCCACCCAGCAGCTGGAGCACATCGATTTCGCCCCGCGCGCGGCGATGCTGGAACAGGCAGCCGCGGTAGTGGTGGACATGGTCAACGACCTGCCACGCATGAACGTCGATCGCATGACCGCGCTCAACGACAAGCTGCGCATGCTGGAAAACGAGTCCGACCGGCTGATGCTGGAGCTGTATCGCGACATCTATTCCGGCCGCGTGGACACCCTGCAGATGTTTCTGCTCAAGGAGTTCTTCGAGATTCTGGAAAAGGCCATCGACCGTTGCCGCGAGGCAGGGGTGGTGGTCTACCAGATCGTGCTGAAGAACAGCTGA
- a CDS encoding sigma-70 family RNA polymerase sigma factor, with product MPALMNDTDTLGDATDRMLLRRMAAGDRNALASIYHSYHGRLCRFLSRLTRRPEIIEEAINDCFWIAWQKAGDFRGDSQVSTWIMGIAYRCGLKCLRQHDGEAIDNTAVVEDHAPVADDNDDRELRDWLDKGMQRLSPDQRLVIELVYGVGHKLEEVADIMQCPVGTIKARLFHARVKLRNVLPGLAGGAPYTETMQ from the coding sequence GTGCCTGCTTTGATGAATGACACCGACACCCTGGGTGATGCCACCGACCGCATGCTGTTGCGCCGCATGGCTGCGGGCGATCGCAACGCCCTGGCGAGCATTTACCACAGCTATCACGGCCGGCTGTGCCGGTTCCTGTCGCGCCTGACCCGCCGCCCGGAAATCATCGAAGAAGCCATCAACGACTGCTTCTGGATCGCCTGGCAGAAAGCCGGCGACTTCCGCGGCGATTCGCAGGTGTCGACCTGGATCATGGGCATCGCCTACCGCTGCGGGCTCAAATGCCTGCGTCAGCACGACGGCGAGGCAATCGACAACACTGCCGTGGTGGAAGACCACGCCCCCGTTGCCGACGACAACGACGACCGCGAGCTGCGCGACTGGCTCGATAAAGGCATGCAACGGCTGTCGCCGGACCAACGGTTGGTGATCGAACTGGTCTACGGGGTGGGCCACAAGCTCGAAGAAGTCGCCGACATCATGCAATGCCCGGTCGGCACGATCAAAGCCCGGCTGTTCCACGCGCGGGTCAAATTACGCAATGTGCTGCCCGGCCTGGCCGGCGGCGCCCCTTACACGGAGACCATGCAATGA
- a CDS encoding MFS transporter codes for MSSNATPALSHSAQIAARIDRLPASATLWRLVGLLALGGFFELYDLFQTAYISPGLIGDGIFGSGADGAFGMSDQAAFAAATFLGLFVGAALLSPFADNFGRRPVFTFALIWYTAATVAMGLQSTAIGVIALRFVVGIGLGIELVTIDTYLSELVPRHMRSAAFAFAFFVQFLAVPTVALTAWLLVPHAPLGVSGWRWVVLLSGVFALAIWWLRNRLPESARWLATQGRHAEADAVLNQLEARCAHDVGAPLPVPAPQAATSSPPSDTRASMLWRVPYRGRIGMLVVFHIFQAIGFFGFGNWLPALISAQGTGVSKSLSYAFAISLAYPLAPLLLLRFAQRWENKWQITASALGAVLFGVLFSLQHQAIGMVLCGAMIAFCNAWMSFAYHGYQAELFPTGLRARAVGFCYSFSRLSTAASSVLIGWLLAQVGSHGVLAFIVISLSIVASVIALFGPPTRNRSLEEIAG; via the coding sequence ATGTCTTCGAACGCAACACCTGCACTCTCCCACTCCGCACAGATCGCTGCGCGCATTGATCGGCTGCCGGCCAGCGCCACGCTGTGGCGGCTGGTTGGCTTGCTTGCGCTAGGCGGGTTCTTTGAGTTGTACGACTTGTTCCAGACCGCATACATCAGTCCGGGGCTGATCGGCGATGGCATTTTTGGCAGCGGCGCGGATGGTGCGTTTGGCATGTCCGATCAGGCCGCATTCGCGGCGGCAACGTTTCTGGGCCTGTTTGTCGGCGCCGCACTGTTGAGCCCGTTTGCAGACAATTTCGGTCGACGGCCGGTTTTCACCTTCGCTTTGATCTGGTACACCGCCGCAACCGTGGCGATGGGGCTGCAAAGCACGGCAATCGGTGTGATCGCGCTGCGCTTTGTGGTCGGTATTGGACTGGGGATCGAGCTGGTGACCATCGATACCTATCTGTCCGAATTGGTTCCGCGGCACATGCGCAGTGCGGCGTTTGCGTTTGCGTTCTTCGTGCAGTTTTTGGCGGTCCCCACGGTCGCGCTGACTGCCTGGCTGCTGGTGCCGCATGCGCCGCTGGGCGTGAGCGGCTGGCGTTGGGTGGTGTTGCTCAGCGGCGTGTTTGCGCTGGCGATCTGGTGGCTGCGCAACCGTTTGCCGGAATCGGCACGCTGGCTGGCCACACAAGGCCGCCATGCGGAAGCCGATGCCGTGTTGAACCAACTCGAAGCGCGTTGCGCACACGATGTGGGCGCGCCTTTGCCCGTGCCTGCGCCGCAGGCGGCCACATCCTCACCGCCCAGCGACACGCGGGCCTCGATGTTGTGGCGTGTGCCATATCGCGGGCGTATCGGCATGCTGGTGGTGTTCCATATTTTTCAAGCGATCGGGTTCTTCGGCTTCGGCAATTGGCTACCGGCATTGATCTCGGCGCAAGGCACCGGCGTGAGCAAGAGCCTGAGCTATGCGTTTGCGATTTCGCTGGCGTATCCGCTGGCGCCGTTGCTGTTGCTGCGCTTTGCGCAGCGCTGGGAAAACAAATGGCAGATCACCGCCTCGGCCCTGGGTGCAGTGTTGTTCGGCGTGCTTTTTTCGTTGCAGCATCAGGCCATTGGCATGGTGCTATGCGGGGCGATGATCGCGTTCTGCAATGCCTGGATGAGCTTTGCGTATCACGGCTACCAAGCAGAGTTGTTCCCGACCGGATTGCGCGCGCGAGCGGTAGGGTTCTGCTATTCGTTCAGTCGCCTTTCGACGGCAGCAAGCAGCGTACTGATCGGCTGGCTGCTTGCCCAGGTCGGCAGCCATGGCGTGCTGGCTTTCATCGTGATCAGTCTGTCGATAGTGGCCAGTGTGATTGCACTGTTTGGGCCACCCACGCGCAATCGTTCGTTGGAAGAGATTGCAGGTTAG
- a CDS encoding inorganic phosphate transporter: MLVVLAALAFEFINGFHDTANSIATVVATKVLSPGWAVMLAAGMNLIGALTGTAVALTIASGLLNTNVVDVTPQVILCALLGGIIWNLITWWKGLPSSSSHALIGGLCGAGLAAAHNDWDALIWSENIGNWAGNKGLLWKVFVPMITSPIAGFLLGIVVLLLLWAIIAGMAELGGAIGRLARPRWVNAFFGKAQIASAAYMGYAHGHNDAQKTMGVIAMTLIGAQSAGALDDLPGWLAFLHPGTGMTTGAGIPMWIVLTCAMVIAAGTASGGGKIIKTLGHKMVKLHPIQGFAAETSAATVLTVAAHLGMPVSTTHSISTAIMGVGFAKNPRSLRLGVIERIVWAWLLTIPAAGGMAYLILRCLEAFGWT; this comes from the coding sequence CTGTTGGTGGTTCTGGCTGCGTTGGCGTTCGAGTTCATCAACGGCTTTCACGACACCGCCAACTCCATCGCCACAGTGGTCGCCACCAAGGTGTTGTCGCCGGGTTGGGCAGTGATGCTGGCCGCTGGCATGAACCTGATCGGCGCACTCACCGGCACGGCCGTGGCGCTGACCATCGCCTCCGGGCTGCTCAACACCAACGTGGTCGACGTCACCCCGCAGGTGATTTTGTGCGCGTTGCTGGGCGGCATCATCTGGAACCTGATCACCTGGTGGAAAGGCCTGCCGTCGTCCTCATCGCACGCCTTGATCGGCGGCTTGTGCGGTGCCGGCCTGGCTGCCGCGCACAACGACTGGGACGCGCTGATCTGGTCGGAGAACATCGGCAACTGGGCAGGGAACAAGGGCCTGTTGTGGAAAGTGTTCGTGCCGATGATCACCTCGCCGATTGCCGGCTTCCTGCTCGGCATTGTGGTGCTGCTGCTGCTGTGGGCGATCATCGCCGGCATGGCCGAGCTGGGCGGCGCGATCGGCCGGCTCGCGCGTCCGCGCTGGGTCAACGCGTTCTTCGGCAAGGCGCAGATCGCCTCTGCCGCTTACATGGGGTATGCGCACGGCCATAACGACGCACAGAAGACGATGGGCGTCATCGCCATGACTTTGATCGGCGCGCAGTCGGCCGGTGCGCTGGACGATCTGCCGGGCTGGCTGGCGTTTTTGCATCCAGGCACTGGGATGACTACCGGCGCCGGCATCCCGATGTGGATCGTGCTGACCTGCGCGATGGTGATTGCCGCAGGTACTGCCTCGGGCGGTGGGAAGATCATCAAAACGCTCGGTCACAAAATGGTCAAGCTGCATCCCATCCAAGGCTTTGCCGCAGAAACCAGCGCGGCGACGGTGCTCACAGTCGCCGCGCATTTGGGCATGCCGGTGTCGACCACGCACAGCATTTCCACCGCCATCATGGGCGTGGGCTTTGCCAAGAATCCGCGCTCGCTGCGGCTAGGTGTGATCGAACGTATCGTCTGGGCCTGGCTTCTGACCATTCCGGCGGCCGGTGGTATGGCGTATCTGATACTGCGCTGCTTGGAAGCGTTTGGCTGGACCTGA